From Calorimonas adulescens:
GTATTGCTGTAGCTTAGCTGCTTTCATCTTCTCAAGGGCATCAACCGTCCTTTTAAGCCTTAAATATTCTTCCTGTTTTTTTCTTACTATCTTTTCTTGCTCAGCCTTTTTCCTATCAAGATCAACTTTTATAGCATTTAGATTGATAAGATAATTCTTATAAAACTTATAATTCCACACTGTGATGACATTTTCACCAATCTTAATACAAAAATCCGAATAACGATAAATTTCTTGAATTATATTAGACAGCATATCCTGGCTTTCCCTCA
This genomic window contains:
- a CDS encoding flagellar export protein FliJ; the protein is MKKFRFNLESVLKIKGQEKNIKREELTKEINKLRESQDMLSNIIQEIYRYSDFCIKIGENVITVWNYKFYKNYLINLNAIKVDLDRKKAEQEKIVRKKQEEYLRLKRTVDALEKMKAAKLQQYISELQKEDYTLMDNLALTNHFRQVGSNDREG